One Actinomyces respiraculi DNA window includes the following coding sequences:
- a CDS encoding ROK family protein → MQSPPHRDDVATPHNVAALDIGGTKINAALVRISGTDAEIIESATTPTVTSDGSDGVLAAAIQVTKEVLASHPDITIEAIGMSAGGVIDSARGVVTHATDTIPGWKGADLAAAFAAEFSVPFRALNDAHAHGLGEALFGAGRDYHSMMMVAVGTGIGGSIVTNGSLLQGSHGAAGHLGHIGVSEAEGLECTCGRTGHIEALASGPGILRLAKKLNASDAVTKDGRCLARAAGEGDAAAQEAYRTAGFATGRVIGSLLNTIDVDLVTLAGGVTEAYSGWLDAVKQGVAHDAMDVVASTPIATATRGSQAALLGAAAFALSSPMSDIITEVKDVRP, encoded by the coding sequence ATGCAGTCCCCACCACATCGGGACGACGTCGCCACCCCGCACAACGTCGCGGCACTGGATATCGGCGGTACCAAGATCAACGCCGCACTGGTGCGCATCAGTGGTACCGACGCTGAGATCATTGAGTCAGCAACAACTCCAACTGTCACCTCCGACGGTAGCGACGGCGTTCTAGCTGCGGCCATCCAGGTGACCAAGGAGGTACTCGCGAGCCATCCGGACATCACGATTGAGGCCATTGGCATGTCGGCGGGTGGTGTCATCGATTCCGCCCGCGGCGTCGTCACTCACGCCACCGACACCATCCCGGGATGGAAAGGAGCCGACCTCGCTGCGGCTTTCGCTGCCGAGTTCTCCGTCCCCTTCCGCGCCCTGAACGACGCGCACGCGCACGGCTTGGGGGAGGCTCTCTTCGGGGCAGGCCGCGATTACCACTCAATGATGATGGTGGCCGTCGGCACCGGAATCGGCGGCAGTATCGTGACCAACGGGAGCCTCCTCCAGGGCTCTCATGGAGCCGCCGGCCATCTTGGACACATCGGCGTCAGCGAGGCAGAGGGTCTGGAGTGCACCTGCGGGCGCACCGGCCACATCGAGGCCTTGGCCTCCGGACCGGGGATTCTACGCCTTGCCAAGAAGCTGAACGCCAGCGATGCGGTCACGAAGGATGGCAGATGCCTGGCCCGAGCCGCAGGTGAGGGTGACGCTGCCGCTCAGGAAGCATACCGAACCGCCGGATTCGCGACAGGCAGAGTCATTGGCAGCCTACTCAACACGATCGACGTCGACCTTGTCACTCTTGCCGGCGGCGTCACCGAGGCATACAGCGGATGGCTTGACGCAGTCAAGCAAGGCGTGGCCCATGACGCCATGGATGTCGTCGCCAGCACCCCCATCGCCACCGCCACCCGAGGCTCACAGGCAGCGCTGCTCGGCGCTGCAGCTTTCGCCCTGAGCTCTCCCATGTCTGACATCATCACGGAAGTGAAGGACGTCCGACCATGA
- a CDS encoding GntR family transcriptional regulator encodes MHKYELIREAIAAMAAEAGPGARLPTEKEMARRFNASTMTVRRALQMLTESGVLRGVPGRGTFVARSRVTKVARVSASFTEALQASGRRASSRLVSATLRPPIDEAEGDFFAVGEGGFVVEVRRVRLGDGIPIGFESAVLNAAIVPQILGYDLTGSLYELIERQYRLEIERTGVVVSSRLPDEFEAKLLEVEPTEPCLQTVVTAQVSGGHNLERTVALYRGDMYELAI; translated from the coding sequence GTGCATAAGTACGAGCTTATTCGTGAGGCCATCGCGGCGATGGCGGCCGAGGCTGGACCCGGGGCTCGTCTGCCCACCGAGAAGGAGATGGCTCGACGCTTCAACGCCTCAACGATGACGGTGCGTCGCGCGCTGCAGATGCTCACGGAGAGCGGCGTGCTTCGTGGGGTGCCCGGGAGGGGTACCTTCGTAGCGCGTTCTCGCGTGACCAAGGTGGCTCGCGTGTCCGCCTCGTTCACCGAGGCGCTGCAGGCCTCGGGGCGTCGAGCAAGTAGTCGGCTCGTCTCGGCAACGTTGCGGCCGCCTATTGATGAGGCTGAGGGCGACTTCTTTGCCGTCGGTGAGGGGGGATTCGTCGTCGAGGTGCGGCGCGTGCGCCTGGGGGACGGGATTCCCATCGGGTTCGAGTCTGCTGTCCTCAATGCGGCTATTGTGCCCCAGATTCTCGGATATGACCTCACTGGGTCGTTGTACGAGTTGATTGAGCGGCAGTACCGGCTCGAGATTGAGCGCACCGGCGTCGTCGTGTCCTCCCGGCTCCCAGACGAGTTCGAGGCGAAACTGCTTGAGGTGGAGCCCACTGAGCCGTGTCTGCAGACGGTTGTCACCGCCCAGGTCTCAGGCGGGCACAACCTTGAGCGTACAGTGGCGCTCTATCGCGGCGACATGTATGAGCTTGCTATCTGA
- a CDS encoding VOC family protein: MPSAHVIRSFHPDYALPTGGHRIALAFRQESPEAVDDLYSRLTAVGYEGVVEPWDAFWGQRYATALTPDGNAVDLFAVLPSH; the protein is encoded by the coding sequence GTGCCTTCCGCTCACGTCATCCGCTCCTTCCACCCCGACTACGCCCTACCCACGGGTGGGCACCGCATCGCCCTGGCCTTTCGCCAGGAGAGCCCTGAGGCGGTCGATGACCTCTACTCCAGGCTCACCGCCGTCGGCTACGAGGGAGTTGTTGAACCCTGGGACGCCTTCTGGGGACAGCGCTACGCCACCGCGCTGACCCCCGACGGCAACGCCGTTGACCTTTTCGCCGTCCTGCCCTCCCACTGA
- a CDS encoding DUF6597 domain-containing transcriptional factor, with the protein MLTETSLGPGAVVWRSQNGAPTKVPADGCVDLIADSGAVWICGPQTRWLRSSATGDQGMLGLRLSAGTALRLLPDCLPELRDQSLSLDSVVSGPPNLRDLMLRAWGSAAPHAELAPLRPALDAPEPWSLLVSRAAAAGLRASEAARRLGCSDRTLRRRMLSTFGYGYATLLRIRRAERARALITVGTDLARARPRRAMPIRPICAGTSRAWWA; encoded by the coding sequence GTGCTCACCGAGACTTCCCTGGGGCCCGGGGCGGTCGTGTGGCGGTCCCAGAACGGAGCCCCCACGAAGGTCCCCGCCGATGGCTGTGTCGACCTCATCGCCGACAGCGGGGCCGTATGGATATGCGGTCCGCAGACCCGCTGGTTGCGCTCCTCGGCGACCGGCGATCAGGGGATGCTCGGCTTGAGGCTGTCCGCGGGCACGGCCCTGCGGCTCCTGCCGGACTGCCTGCCGGAATTGCGGGACCAGTCCCTCAGCTTGGACTCGGTCGTCAGCGGGCCTCCGAACCTGCGCGACCTCATGCTGAGGGCGTGGGGGTCGGCGGCACCGCACGCAGAGCTCGCTCCCCTACGACCAGCATTGGACGCCCCTGAGCCGTGGTCCCTCCTGGTATCGAGGGCAGCAGCTGCGGGACTGCGGGCCTCGGAGGCGGCGCGTCGCCTGGGCTGCTCCGACAGGACGCTGCGCCGTCGGATGCTGAGCACCTTCGGCTACGGCTATGCGACGCTGCTGCGTATCCGGCGAGCCGAGCGCGCCCGGGCGCTCATCACCGTCGGCACTGACCTGGCACGGGCGCGGCCGAGGCGGGCTATGCCGATCAGGCCCATATGTGCCGGGACTTCACGAGCCTGGTGGGCGTGA
- a CDS encoding TfoX/Sxy family protein, which produces MAATQERGAGGAARADGRVLSDAVAKAAAKAADKALVEELLEALQPLDARARAMFGAWMVYIDNKPLGMVGDGGIYIKRSGADGRFDGTARLAPPYPEAKDHWLLDPVLLRERPDDVRDLLAAVAAALPSRSERKRP; this is translated from the coding sequence ATGGCAGCCACGCAGGAGCGAGGTGCAGGCGGGGCTGCGCGTGCCGATGGCCGTGTCCTGTCCGACGCCGTGGCCAAGGCTGCCGCCAAAGCGGCTGATAAGGCCCTGGTCGAGGAGCTCCTCGAGGCCCTCCAGCCCCTGGATGCTCGGGCGCGCGCCATGTTCGGCGCCTGGATGGTCTACATCGATAACAAGCCCCTGGGGATGGTCGGGGACGGCGGCATCTACATCAAAAGGTCGGGCGCTGACGGCCGCTTCGACGGAACCGCCCGCCTGGCACCACCGTATCCCGAGGCCAAGGACCATTGGCTGTTGGATCCGGTGCTCCTGCGCGAGCGCCCTGACGACGTGCGCGACCTCCTCGCCGCCGTCGCCGCTGCCCTTCCCTCGCGCTCCGAGCGCAAGCGGCCATAG
- a CDS encoding DNA alkylation repair protein codes for MTPTGEAEEAMRALVRDLREALAAAGDPARAEQQRAYLKSEMDMYGVGVPATRRLATTTAAAHADLWREAATWEAALRRLWDDATHREERFAVLAIIRSKHSAAYAARMESLVLYEHLLRTGQWWDLVDETSHAVGLVVRAHPAAAARMRAWAADPDLWVRRSAIICQLQHKGHTDLGLLTDVIEANQEDPEFFIRKAIGWALRDYARTDGNWVRAFVETHPGLSALSRREAVKHL; via the coding sequence ATGACTCCCACAGGTGAGGCCGAGGAAGCGATGAGGGCCCTCGTTCGTGACCTCCGCGAGGCCTTGGCCGCCGCGGGGGACCCGGCCCGCGCCGAACAGCAGCGCGCCTACCTCAAGTCCGAGATGGACATGTACGGCGTCGGCGTCCCCGCCACCCGCAGGCTTGCGACGACGACCGCCGCCGCCCACGCGGATCTCTGGCGCGAGGCCGCCACCTGGGAGGCCGCGCTGCGCCGCCTGTGGGACGACGCCACCCACCGCGAGGAGCGCTTCGCCGTCCTGGCGATCATCCGCTCCAAGCACTCGGCCGCGTACGCCGCCCGCATGGAGTCCCTCGTGCTCTATGAGCACCTGCTGCGCACGGGGCAGTGGTGGGACCTCGTCGACGAGACCTCCCACGCTGTGGGTCTTGTGGTGCGCGCCCACCCTGCGGCGGCCGCCCGTATGCGCGCCTGGGCCGCCGACCCCGACCTGTGGGTGCGACGTAGCGCGATTATCTGCCAGCTCCAGCACAAGGGGCACACCGACCTGGGCCTCCTGACTGACGTCATCGAGGCCAACCAGGAGGATCCGGAGTTCTTCATCCGCAAGGCCATCGGCTGGGCGCTGCGCGACTACGCCCGCACCGACGGGAACTGGGTGCGCGCCTTCGTCGAGACCCACCCGGGCCTGTCCGCCCTCAGCCGCCGCGAGGCTGTCAAGCACCTGTGA
- a CDS encoding nucleotidyltransferase family protein, with translation MLSPETPLPSAPLLARACQEHGAARLHLFGSATTDRFDPASSDLDFLVDFLPGRADRLADDLGFLGGLARLTGKPVDVVIAESMRNPYLAALATAEELYAA, from the coding sequence ATGCTGAGTCCTGAGACGCCTCTTCCAAGCGCGCCGCTTCTCGCGCGAGCCTGCCAGGAGCATGGCGCTGCGCGGTTGCACCTGTTCGGCTCGGCCACGACGGATCGTTTCGATCCTGCGAGCAGCGATCTGGACTTCCTCGTTGACTTCCTCCCGGGGCGCGCTGACCGGCTCGCTGATGACCTGGGATTCCTGGGCGGCCTTGCCCGCTTGACGGGGAAACCCGTCGACGTGGTGATCGCGGAATCGATGCGGAACCCGTACTTGGCTGCTCTTGCGACGGCAGAGGAGCTGTATGCTGCCTGA
- a CDS encoding ATP-dependent helicase — MNAMDSLFGSLPMPGQKGGATPPAEAALPALAPVSFDADDGWADSLLDTEAPAEPSYESDAEPPSAEEHDSVADTWEERQAETAALVARAQARAAAARAQAGAPDPGPAGGGFGRGRGLAVGDPAALTRGLNGPQAAAVTHAGTPLLILAGAGSGKTRVLTHRIAYLLATGRARPGEILAITFTNKAAAEMRERVASLIGPAAERMWVSTFHSACVRILRREHDALGLRSTFSIYDAADSQRLITLVVRELGIDSKRFTPKTFAHRISDLKNELVTPAAFAERAVTSNPLERHLVEVYRTYQARLAAANALDFDDLIMRTVQLLQTRPAIAEMYRRRFRHVLVDEYQDTNHAQYVLVRELIGGPGTSGASSPLAQGELTVVGDSDQSIYAFRGATIRNIEEFEQDYPSARTILLQQNYRSTQNILDAANAVISHNTGRRKKELFTDLGAGAPVTGYVADSEHDEARWISQEIDRLADEEGVRPRDVAVFYRTNAQSRALEEAFLRSGQPYKVVGGTRFYDRREVKDAIAYLRAVDNPDDDVSVRRVLNVPKRGLGDKAEAALAEHAARHGVSFGRAVADAAGAPRPAESGAGAGDLDAPGTEPPAVEGLTTRARTQVTRFHELLAGLRHQLAAGDGVADLLDSALDASGYLAELRASDDPQDASRIENLAELHAVATDFQAANPDGALADFLERVSLVADADQLPDAADLADDEARQAAEQGQVTLMTVHTAKGLEFPVVFVTGMEDGTLPHARSLVEETELAEERRLAYVALTRARRRLYVTRAAVRSAWGAAQAMPESRFLSEIPSEVMDWKRLASSMDALRGGGTGWGASWDEGGFGSGLGSYRRGSASADYSDDDFAPAVGSGRAGGRSGRLGRVETSQDRVQAKREAARARRGAAVPTRLDGSSTSDQETLPEAVAGLRTGDQVRHKSYGVGTVERLGGSGRSTTAHVTFTIDGARVTKRLVLRLAPLERI, encoded by the coding sequence ATGAACGCGATGGACTCCCTCTTCGGCTCCCTGCCCATGCCCGGCCAGAAGGGCGGCGCCACGCCCCCGGCCGAGGCCGCCCTGCCGGCCCTCGCCCCGGTCTCCTTCGACGCCGACGACGGCTGGGCCGACTCCCTGCTTGACACCGAGGCCCCTGCTGAGCCCAGTTACGAGTCCGACGCCGAGCCCCCCTCCGCCGAGGAGCACGACTCCGTTGCCGACACCTGGGAGGAGCGCCAGGCCGAGACCGCCGCCCTCGTCGCCCGCGCCCAGGCCAGGGCTGCCGCCGCGCGCGCCCAGGCAGGAGCGCCGGACCCAGGTCCTGCGGGAGGCGGCTTCGGCCGGGGGCGGGGCCTCGCCGTCGGCGATCCCGCCGCCCTCACCCGCGGCCTCAACGGACCCCAGGCCGCGGCCGTCACCCACGCCGGAACCCCCCTGCTCATCCTCGCCGGGGCTGGAAGTGGCAAGACGCGGGTCCTCACCCACCGCATCGCCTACCTACTCGCCACCGGCCGTGCGCGCCCGGGCGAGATCCTGGCCATCACCTTCACCAACAAGGCCGCCGCCGAGATGCGCGAACGCGTCGCCTCCCTCATCGGCCCGGCCGCCGAGCGCATGTGGGTCTCAACCTTCCACTCCGCCTGCGTGCGCATCCTGCGCCGCGAGCACGACGCCCTGGGACTGCGCTCCACCTTCTCCATCTACGACGCCGCCGACTCCCAGCGCCTCATCACGCTCGTCGTGCGCGAACTCGGCATCGACTCCAAGCGCTTCACCCCCAAGACCTTCGCCCACCGGATCTCCGACCTCAAGAACGAGCTCGTCACCCCCGCCGCCTTCGCCGAGCGCGCCGTCACCTCCAACCCGCTCGAGCGCCACCTCGTGGAGGTCTACCGCACCTACCAGGCGCGCCTGGCCGCCGCCAACGCCCTGGACTTCGACGACCTCATCATGCGCACGGTCCAGCTCTTGCAGACCCGGCCCGCCATCGCCGAGATGTACCGACGTCGCTTCCGCCACGTCCTGGTCGACGAGTACCAGGACACCAACCACGCCCAGTACGTGCTCGTGCGCGAGCTCATCGGCGGGCCCGGCACTTCGGGCGCCTCCTCGCCGCTCGCCCAGGGCGAGCTGACGGTCGTGGGCGACTCCGACCAGTCGATCTACGCCTTCCGCGGCGCCACCATCCGCAACATCGAGGAGTTCGAGCAGGACTACCCCAGCGCCCGCACGATCCTGCTCCAGCAGAACTACCGCTCGACCCAGAACATCCTCGACGCCGCCAACGCCGTCATCAGCCACAACACTGGCCGCCGCAAGAAGGAGCTGTTCACCGACTTGGGCGCGGGAGCCCCCGTCACCGGCTACGTCGCCGACTCCGAGCACGACGAGGCCCGCTGGATCAGCCAGGAGATCGACCGCCTCGCCGACGAGGAAGGCGTGCGGCCCCGCGACGTCGCCGTCTTCTACCGCACCAACGCGCAGTCGCGCGCCCTGGAGGAGGCCTTCCTGCGCTCCGGGCAGCCCTACAAGGTGGTCGGCGGCACCCGCTTCTACGACCGCCGTGAGGTCAAGGACGCCATCGCCTACCTGCGTGCGGTGGACAATCCCGACGACGACGTGAGCGTGCGCCGTGTCCTCAACGTCCCCAAGCGGGGCCTGGGGGACAAGGCGGAGGCCGCCCTGGCCGAGCACGCCGCCCGCCACGGCGTCTCCTTCGGGCGGGCGGTGGCCGACGCCGCCGGGGCGCCGCGTCCGGCCGAGTCCGGGGCCGGTGCCGGAGACCTTGACGCCCCCGGCACCGAGCCGCCCGCCGTCGAGGGCCTGACCACCCGGGCGCGCACGCAGGTGACCCGCTTCCACGAGCTGCTCGCGGGCCTGCGCCACCAGCTCGCCGCGGGCGACGGTGTGGCCGACCTGCTCGACTCCGCCCTCGACGCCTCCGGCTACCTCGCCGAGCTGCGTGCCTCCGATGACCCGCAGGACGCCAGCCGCATCGAGAACCTGGCCGAGCTGCACGCCGTCGCCACCGACTTCCAAGCCGCCAACCCCGACGGCGCACTGGCGGACTTCCTCGAGCGGGTCAGCCTCGTGGCGGACGCCGACCAGCTGCCCGACGCCGCGGACCTGGCCGACGATGAGGCCCGCCAGGCCGCCGAGCAGGGGCAGGTGACCCTCATGACCGTCCATACCGCCAAGGGCCTGGAGTTCCCGGTCGTCTTCGTCACCGGTATGGAGGACGGCACCCTCCCGCACGCGCGCTCCCTGGTGGAGGAGACCGAGCTCGCCGAGGAGCGGCGCCTGGCCTACGTGGCCCTCACCCGCGCCCGCCGACGCCTGTATGTCACACGGGCGGCGGTGCGCTCCGCGTGGGGTGCCGCCCAGGCGATGCCGGAGTCGAGGTTCCTGTCCGAGATCCCCTCCGAGGTCATGGACTGGAAGCGGCTGGCCTCCTCCATGGACGCGTTGCGCGGGGGCGGGACCGGTTGGGGCGCCTCATGGGACGAGGGGGGCTTCGGCTCCGGGCTGGGCTCCTACCGCCGGGGCAGCGCCTCGGCGGACTACTCCGACGACGACTTCGCCCCCGCCGTCGGATCGGGGCGCGCCGGCGGGCGCTCGGGTCGGCTGGGGCGTGTGGAGACCTCCCAGGACCGGGTGCAGGCCAAGCGCGAGGCCGCCCGGGCCCGGCGCGGGGCGGCGGTGCCCACTCGCCTGGACGGTTCGTCGACGTCGGACCAGGAGACCCTGCCGGAGGCGGTCGCGGGCCTGCGGACCGGGGACCAGGTGCGTCACAAGAGTTACGGCGTCGGCACGGTCGAGCGGCTCGGGGGCTCGGGCCGCTCGACGACGGCGCACGTGACCTTCACGATCGACGGCGCCCGGGTCACCAAGCGCCTCGTCCTGCGCCTGGCGCCCCTGGAGAGGATCTGA
- a CDS encoding glycoside hydrolase family 125 protein — protein sequence MSGDQILAGTEPGRARTNPAGAALRAALDAWGARIARACGPVAGQRFASLMLDTWETTMRWHEERVFVITGDIPAMWLRDSSAQVLPFMRLLDLDEVAQTIRGVVREQWRCIGLDPYANAFNIAPNGAHFDPEDLDLHPGVWERKYEVDSLAFPVRLAHQLWLRTGDSSHLDETVHAGARSIVDLWALEQDHSRSTYRHVRPGEPADTLPRGGAGAPVAVTGMTWSGFRPSDDAAVHGYNIPAQLMAVSALGAIAEVAVKVWDDPALAARATGLAGEISGGVDRFGRDGERYLYEVDGLGATLAMDDANMPSLLSLPLVSDVAADSPQYLATRRWVLSQDNPFFNTGRWARGVGSPHTPPGYVWHIALAVQGLTGTVEEARACLETILATDGGTGMTHESFNPDDPSEFTRPWFSWSNSMACELMMDLTERS from the coding sequence GTGAGCGGTGATCAGATCCTGGCGGGGACGGAACCCGGGCGCGCCCGCACCAACCCTGCGGGGGCCGCCCTCAGGGCAGCACTCGACGCGTGGGGCGCACGTATCGCCCGCGCCTGCGGCCCGGTGGCGGGGCAGCGCTTCGCGTCCCTCATGCTGGACACGTGGGAGACAACCATGCGCTGGCACGAGGAGCGGGTCTTCGTCATCACCGGCGACATCCCGGCCATGTGGCTGCGGGACTCCTCCGCGCAGGTCCTGCCGTTCATGCGTCTGCTCGACCTGGACGAGGTCGCCCAGACAATCCGCGGCGTGGTGAGGGAGCAGTGGCGCTGCATCGGCCTGGACCCGTACGCCAATGCCTTCAACATCGCCCCCAATGGCGCGCACTTCGACCCCGAAGACCTGGACCTCCACCCGGGGGTGTGGGAGCGCAAGTACGAGGTCGACTCCCTGGCCTTCCCTGTGCGCCTGGCCCACCAGCTGTGGCTGCGCACCGGTGACAGCTCCCACCTTGATGAGACGGTCCATGCCGGGGCCCGCTCCATCGTCGACCTGTGGGCCCTGGAGCAGGATCACTCGCGCTCGACCTACCGCCACGTGCGCCCCGGCGAGCCCGCCGATACCCTCCCCCGCGGGGGCGCGGGGGCCCCGGTGGCCGTCACGGGCATGACCTGGAGCGGATTCCGCCCCTCCGACGACGCCGCCGTCCACGGGTACAACATCCCCGCCCAGCTCATGGCGGTCTCGGCGTTGGGCGCCATCGCCGAGGTCGCCGTCAAGGTGTGGGACGACCCGGCCCTGGCGGCACGGGCGACCGGCCTGGCCGGGGAGATCTCCGGCGGCGTGGACCGCTTCGGGCGCGACGGGGAGCGCTACCTCTACGAGGTCGATGGCCTGGGCGCGACTCTGGCCATGGATGATGCGAACATGCCCTCACTGCTGTCCCTGCCCCTGGTCAGCGACGTCGCCGCCGACAGCCCGCAGTACCTGGCCACGCGCCGGTGGGTGCTGTCGCAGGACAATCCCTTCTTCAACACCGGCCGCTGGGCGCGCGGCGTCGGCTCTCCCCACACCCCGCCGGGGTACGTGTGGCACATCGCCCTGGCCGTTCAGGGCTTGACCGGCACCGTGGAGGAGGCGCGGGCCTGCCTGGAGACGATCCTCGCCACCGATGGGGGCACGGGCATGACCCACGAGAGCTTCAACCCGGACGATCCGAGCGAGTTCACCCGTCCGTGGTTCTCCTGGTCGAACTCCATGGCCTGCGAGCTCATGATGGATCTGACCGAGCGCTCATAA
- a CDS encoding HAD family hydrolase has product MTLTPGPCPDTDRPCSPPQDTGPRRTAPPSLPSTIEAILFDMDDTLVDSERAWIAAADRLWAEAGSRNRAPVIPGGTVDDLVDAHLAEFADADQAAATGRLRALLDEELGRLMRPMPGAVDLLERLDPALPIAVASNSPSAVVQRTVAALGWSDRLSAALGAEDVAQPKPAPDIYLEAARRCGAAIDRCVVVEDSPMGARAALDAGAFLITIGLPSTGHVNVSSLCDELITSWNPRTPRER; this is encoded by the coding sequence ATGACGCTCACGCCCGGGCCCTGCCCCGACACCGACCGCCCCTGCTCCCCGCCGCAGGACACAGGCCCTCGTCGCACTGCACCGCCGTCCTTGCCCAGCACCATTGAGGCCATCCTGTTCGACATGGACGACACGCTCGTCGACTCCGAGCGCGCCTGGATCGCCGCCGCCGACCGGCTGTGGGCTGAGGCCGGGAGCCGGAACCGGGCCCCGGTCATCCCGGGCGGCACGGTGGACGACCTGGTCGATGCCCACCTGGCGGAATTCGCCGACGCGGACCAAGCGGCGGCCACCGGCCGCCTGCGCGCCCTGCTCGACGAGGAGCTGGGACGGCTCATGCGCCCCATGCCCGGGGCTGTCGATCTCCTGGAGCGCCTCGACCCCGCACTGCCAATCGCCGTGGCCTCCAACTCCCCCTCCGCGGTGGTGCAGCGCACGGTGGCGGCCCTGGGGTGGAGCGACCGGCTCAGCGCCGCCCTGGGGGCCGAGGACGTCGCCCAGCCCAAGCCCGCACCCGACATCTACCTCGAGGCGGCCCGCCGCTGTGGGGCCGCCATCGATCGCTGTGTCGTGGTGGAGGACTCCCCCATGGGGGCGCGAGCCGCCCTAGACGCCGGGGCCTTCCTCATCACCATCGGTCTGCCCAGCACGGGGCACGTCAACGTGTCCTCGTTGTGCGATGAGCTGATCACCTCCTGGAACCCGAGGACTCCTCGTGAGCGGTGA
- a CDS encoding metallophosphoesterase, with protein sequence MARAAILVIGDTQYLFDGQRMRPDLLAQTFSRARDLAEQCQAGPILHVVHVGDVTEHGDRAECEAAVEVMGVGCQLLGVGATVVSGNHDIDQRSDDSRGPTPFLSAFGAQGELAHTLGAQAVDDGATIVPGPGGYSSWQVLEVPAPGTRARWDGERLGVLGLDWRPSAATLEWADDLLRTHRHLPTILITHDVAIHRRTRGGAPCGPGELTEHGQRINRMLADHDQVFLVLGGHEWPSTRVVDDGGREFHAVNYQDLPYGGAGAARLYCLNTDRGECEVISFAPTGHDEDLIRSVAARRRLALARPEDQFRFALPPALGGGSTPWQARGLDLLLDLDRRSNPAGACGNEAQEINLPLAGRYVIELRAALPASMPEGWQVLLSRLAHRAPAPDGSPEPLAALSLSTENFVGWQAYLARRPGSDDEPGWTETWQTSHELEVGSQVRIVVSGGTGDARQAASCGLWVDGDRVGRSDGQEILSLLPGPWRWRIGAGEYGGRPTDRFGGRITVLRVWGRADTEHRSAP encoded by the coding sequence ATGGCGCGCGCAGCCATCCTGGTCATCGGGGACACCCAGTACCTCTTCGACGGCCAACGCATGAGGCCGGACCTGCTGGCACAGACCTTCAGCCGGGCCCGCGACCTGGCCGAGCAGTGCCAGGCGGGGCCGATCCTCCACGTGGTTCACGTCGGCGATGTCACCGAGCATGGGGACAGGGCCGAATGCGAGGCCGCCGTTGAGGTGATGGGGGTGGGCTGCCAGTTGCTGGGGGTGGGAGCTACCGTGGTGTCCGGCAACCACGACATCGATCAGCGCAGTGACGACTCCAGGGGACCCACTCCTTTCCTCAGTGCCTTCGGTGCCCAGGGCGAGCTGGCCCATACCCTGGGAGCCCAGGCGGTTGACGACGGCGCGACGATCGTCCCCGGCCCCGGCGGGTACTCCAGCTGGCAGGTCCTGGAGGTCCCTGCGCCGGGGACCCGCGCCCGGTGGGACGGCGAGCGGCTGGGGGTTCTGGGGCTGGACTGGCGGCCGAGCGCTGCGACCCTGGAGTGGGCGGACGACCTGCTGCGCACGCACCGCCACCTGCCGACGATCCTTATCACCCACGACGTCGCCATCCACCGCAGGACGCGAGGCGGCGCCCCCTGCGGTCCGGGGGAGCTGACCGAGCACGGCCAGCGCATCAACCGGATGCTGGCCGACCACGACCAGGTGTTCCTGGTCCTGGGCGGGCACGAGTGGCCCTCCACACGAGTGGTCGACGACGGCGGACGCGAGTTCCACGCCGTCAACTACCAGGACCTGCCCTACGGAGGGGCCGGGGCCGCAAGGCTGTACTGCCTGAACACCGACCGGGGGGAGTGCGAGGTCATCTCCTTCGCACCCACCGGGCACGACGAGGACCTCATCAGGTCGGTGGCCGCGCGCCGCCGCCTGGCCCTGGCCCGCCCCGAGGACCAGTTCCGCTTCGCCCTGCCCCCAGCGCTGGGAGGCGGGAGCACGCCCTGGCAGGCGCGCGGACTCGACCTCCTGCTCGACCTGGACCGCCGCAGCAACCCCGCCGGGGCCTGCGGGAACGAGGCCCAGGAGATCAACCTGCCCTTGGCCGGACGGTACGTCATCGAGCTCCGGGCGGCCCTGCCCGCCTCCATGCCCGAAGGCTGGCAGGTCCTGCTGTCCCGGCTCGCGCACCGGGCACCGGCCCCCGACGGCTCCCCGGAGCCGCTGGCGGCGCTGAGCCTGTCCACGGAGAACTTCGTCGGCTGGCAGGCCTACCTCGCCCGCAGACCGGGTAGTGATGACGAACCCGGCTGGACCGAGACATGGCAGACCTCCCACGAGCTGGAGGTCGGCAGCCAGGTGCGGATCGTCGTGTCCGGGGGTACAGGCGATGCCCGTCAGGCCGCCTCCTGCGGGCTGTGGGTCGACGGGGACCGGGTGGGCCGTTCCGACGGGCAGGAGATCCTCTCGCTCCTGCCGGGACCGTGGCGGTGGCGTATCGGGGCGGGCGAGTACGGGGGCCGCCCGACCGACCGTTTCGGCGGGCGCATCACGGTCCTGCGCGTGTGGGGCCGAGCCGACACAGAGCACCGGTCCGCGCCCTGA